One Kribbella sp. NBC_00662 genomic region harbors:
- a CDS encoding TetR/AcrR family transcriptional regulator translates to MGTRDDILDAAAEVLRTQGFARATTKSIAQVAGYSEAALYKHFADKAAILLAVLHERMPTLPGSLKELIGNPGSGTVHANLIRLAGIAIDFYVEGFPILVSLFSSQDLLTAHRRRLRELDAGPHKAQEGLVRYLQEEQKLGRVRRTADVTAAAALLFGACFQRGFEVNFAGRTPTTEERTAYAGALGRTIYEALRPNPLKRGGGRPGPRSTPAR, encoded by the coding sequence ATGGGGACCAGAGACGACATCCTGGACGCGGCCGCGGAGGTGCTGCGGACGCAGGGGTTCGCGCGGGCGACGACCAAGTCGATCGCCCAGGTCGCCGGGTACTCCGAGGCCGCGCTGTACAAGCACTTCGCGGACAAGGCCGCGATCCTGCTCGCCGTCCTGCACGAGCGCATGCCCACGCTCCCCGGTTCGCTCAAAGAGCTGATCGGCAACCCGGGGTCGGGGACAGTCCACGCCAACCTGATCCGGCTGGCCGGGATCGCGATCGACTTCTACGTCGAGGGCTTCCCGATCCTGGTGTCGCTGTTCTCGTCCCAGGACCTCCTGACCGCCCATCGCCGACGCCTACGTGAGCTGGACGCCGGGCCGCACAAAGCGCAGGAGGGCCTGGTCCGCTACCTGCAGGAAGAGCAGAAGCTCGGCCGCGTCCGCCGTACGGCGGATGTCACCGCCGCGGCCGCACTGCTGTTCGGCGCCTGCTTCCAGCGCGGCTTCGAGGTCAACTTCGCCGGCCGCACGCCGACAACCGAAGAGCGCACCGCGTACGCCGGCGCACTCGGCCGGACCATCTACGAGGCCCTGCGCCCGAACCCGCTCAAGCGCGGCGGCGGCCGTCCAGGCCCACGGTCGACACCCGCGCGATGA
- a CDS encoding NAD(P)-dependent oxidoreductase produces the protein MKLVVFGASGRIGTELVRQGVAAGHAITAVVREGSSLQVALPELRLVAARAGVTGALADVVTADVMDPHAIAPILEGHDAVLSVLGPRPSGASSVLTDGAHSILQAMDESGVRRFLVVSVAGIHSTGDDPFTKYVVKPILQRILRESFADARRMEELVVASELDWTIVCPPRLTNGAAKGKFRSNTEGTVRGGFSMTRADVATYLLNAVDNAGLIRQTVVISN, from the coding sequence ATGAAGTTGGTGGTGTTCGGTGCGTCCGGACGGATCGGGACCGAGCTGGTGCGTCAAGGCGTGGCAGCCGGACACGCGATCACCGCGGTCGTCCGCGAGGGGTCGAGTCTCCAGGTGGCGTTGCCCGAGCTTCGGCTGGTGGCGGCCCGGGCCGGGGTCACCGGTGCGCTGGCCGACGTAGTGACCGCCGACGTCATGGATCCACACGCAATCGCGCCGATCCTGGAGGGACACGACGCGGTGCTGTCCGTGCTCGGACCTCGACCGTCCGGGGCGAGCAGTGTCCTCACCGACGGCGCGCACAGCATCCTGCAGGCGATGGACGAGAGCGGAGTACGACGGTTCCTGGTGGTGAGTGTGGCCGGCATTCACAGCACGGGCGACGACCCGTTCACGAAGTACGTCGTGAAGCCGATCCTGCAGCGGATCCTGCGGGAGTCGTTCGCGGACGCGCGCCGGATGGAGGAGCTGGTCGTGGCGAGTGAGCTGGACTGGACCATCGTGTGTCCGCCGCGGCTGACCAACGGTGCGGCGAAGGGAAAGTTCCGCAGCAACACCGAAGGGACGGTGCGCGGCGGATTCTCGATGACCCGGGCGGACGTCGCGACCTACCTGCTGAACGCGGTCGACAACGCCGGCCTCATCCGGCAGACGGTCGTGATCTCCAACTGA